In a single window of the Pongo abelii isolate AG06213 chromosome 1, NHGRI_mPonAbe1-v2.0_pri, whole genome shotgun sequence genome:
- the LOC103889141 gene encoding protein S100-A7: MSNTQAETSTIGMIDMFHKYTRRDDKIDKPSLLTMMKENFPNFLSACDKKGIHYMATVFEKKDKNEDKKIDFSEFLSLLGDIATDYHKQSHGAAPCFRGSQ, translated from the exons ATGAGCAACACTCAAGCTGAGACGTCCACAATAGGCATGATCGACATGTTTCACAAATACACCAGACGTGATGACAAGATTGACAAGCCAAGCCTGCTGACGATGATgaaggagaacttccccaatttcCTCAGTGCCTGT GACAAAAAGGGCATACATTACATGGCCACTGTCTTTGAGAAAAAGGACAAGAATGAGGATAAGAAGATTGATTTTTCTGAGTTTCTGTCCTTGCTGGGAGACATAGCCACAGACTACCACAAGCAGAGCCATGGAGCAGCGCCCTGTTTCAGGGGAAGCCAGTGA
- the S100A15A gene encoding protein S100-A15A, whose protein sequence is MTDTPVEESLFQIIHCFHQYAARQGDMETLSLQELQALLMDNMPRFMDSLGRKEPYYITELFQAADKNKDNQICFDEFLYILGKLVKDYHLQYHRQLCARYCAQHSLY, encoded by the exons ATGACAGACACCCCAGTGGAGGAATCCCTCTTCCAAATCATCCACTGCTTCCACCAGTATGCAGCCCGGCAAGGCGATATGGAGACCCTGTCCCTGCAGGAGTTGCAGGCCCTGCTCATGGACAACATGCCCCGCTTCATGGACAGCTTG GGCCGGAAGGAGCCATACTATATCACAGAGTTGTTCCAGGCCGCAGACAAGAACAAGGATAACCAGATCTGCTTCGATGAGTTCCTCTACATCTTGGGCAAGCTGGTGAAGGACTACCACCTGCAGTACCACCGGCAGCTGTGTGCCCGCTACTGTGCCCAACACAGCCTCTACTAG